Proteins found in one Salinimonas lutimaris genomic segment:
- a CDS encoding cupin domain-containing protein has protein sequence MFSYKSKPHPLISRLGLEPHPEGGFFKQTFCSSHTVISPHHQQPRPAMTHIYFLLLKDQVSRFHRVWHDEVWNVYEGAPLRLYQLNQQQLKEQRIGPGETEYASVVPAGYYQAAESTGDYTLAGCTVAPGFDFADFSFIDEPCLAQWIEVAHPHMARFL, from the coding sequence ATGTTTTCCTACAAATCAAAACCCCATCCGCTGATATCCCGGCTCGGGCTTGAGCCGCACCCTGAAGGCGGCTTTTTCAAACAAACCTTTTGCTCGTCGCACACGGTTATCTCTCCTCACCATCAGCAGCCCCGGCCGGCCATGACGCACATTTATTTTCTGCTGTTAAAAGATCAGGTCAGCCGGTTCCACCGGGTCTGGCATGATGAAGTGTGGAATGTATATGAAGGTGCCCCGTTACGCTTGTATCAACTGAATCAGCAACAGTTAAAAGAGCAGCGCATTGGCCCGGGTGAGACAGAATATGCCAGCGTGGTGCCGGCAGGCTACTATCAGGCGGCAGAGAGTACCGGCGATTACACACTGGCCGGGTGCACTGTGGCACCCGGGTTCGATTTTGCCGATTTCAGTTTTATTGATGAACCGTGCCTGGCACAGTGGATTGAGGTGGCGCATCCGCACATGGCGCGGTTTCTTTAA
- a CDS encoding DUF3392 family protein has protein sequence MAEWLTQVTRWLAPYFTEMSLMFMATLLVVFGDIINKQVKAMLSPCHFIIRVLLFVLMCAFGYGALTLYGAPLVLHVIKFFPYYLQGALFITAFIAIGVFAERRRYM, from the coding sequence GTGGCGGAATGGTTAACTCAGGTCACCCGGTGGCTGGCACCGTATTTTACCGAGATGAGCCTGATGTTTATGGCAACCTTGCTGGTGGTATTTGGCGACATCATCAATAAGCAGGTAAAAGCAATGCTCAGTCCCTGTCATTTTATTATCAGGGTATTGCTGTTTGTACTGATGTGCGCATTTGGTTATGGCGCTTTAACCTTGTATGGTGCGCCTCTGGTGTTGCATGTTATCAAGTTTTTTCCTTACTACCTGCAAGGTGCATTATTTATCACCGCGTTTATCGCTATTGGTGTGTTCGCCGAACGCCGGCGCTACATGTAA
- a CDS encoding sigma-54 interaction domain-containing protein, with product MLTDWSEVWKRVAQQASVEEVVQHLQAVTGGVFSIGVAWLNEQQISVMVAPGKDTPDELECEQLQYSELPMIWLSSCSAYRLTEVPRPAWLLLGYGRTEISQELLAMFMDIIGTLLHNLHQQLSQQEAIRQVSFRQTDLLLRMGKTASADTIIGAGLDDVLLRAAKVAATDTTVLLQGETGSGKELIARAIHDGSVRAGQPFVRVNCGAIAPDLIDAELFGHEKGSFTGATSQRKGWFERAHQGTLFLDEVGELTLAAQVRLLRVLQDKTITRVGGEKELHCDVRIVAATHQDLAARVQQGAFREDLWYRLNTFCLLIPALRQRTADIGALARHFCERASIKLGIAQPVLTTAHIRLLNRYHWPGNVRELQSVIERAAILGSPGSLALEQAMGAAQTQPAAAPAEVSSPLTLDGAIHQTIEAALIKTNWRIEGPRGAAALLDVNPSTLRSKMRKLGIPGAPVS from the coding sequence GTGTTAACTGACTGGAGCGAAGTCTGGAAGCGGGTGGCACAACAAGCCAGCGTGGAGGAGGTTGTACAGCATTTACAGGCAGTGACCGGTGGGGTCTTTTCTATTGGAGTTGCCTGGCTGAATGAGCAGCAAATCAGCGTCATGGTGGCGCCGGGAAAAGATACCCCTGATGAGCTTGAATGTGAACAGTTGCAGTATAGTGAGCTGCCGATGATCTGGCTGTCCTCCTGCAGCGCTTATCGGTTAACCGAAGTTCCCCGGCCGGCCTGGCTGCTGCTGGGTTATGGGCGTACTGAAATCAGTCAGGAGTTACTGGCGATGTTTATGGATATTATTGGTACGTTACTGCACAACCTGCATCAACAGCTGTCCCAACAGGAAGCCATTCGACAGGTCTCTTTCCGCCAGACAGATCTGCTATTGAGAATGGGCAAAACAGCCAGCGCTGATACCATTATCGGTGCCGGGTTGGATGATGTTCTGCTCAGAGCCGCTAAAGTGGCCGCCACTGATACCACGGTACTATTGCAGGGAGAAACCGGCTCAGGTAAAGAGCTGATTGCCCGGGCGATTCATGATGGTTCTGTGAGGGCCGGCCAGCCATTTGTGCGGGTAAATTGCGGAGCGATTGCACCGGATCTTATTGATGCTGAGTTGTTTGGTCATGAAAAGGGCAGCTTTACCGGCGCGACCAGTCAGCGCAAGGGGTGGTTTGAACGGGCGCATCAGGGCACATTATTTCTTGATGAAGTGGGCGAACTCACTCTGGCAGCCCAGGTCAGGCTACTGCGTGTTTTACAGGATAAAACCATTACCCGGGTAGGGGGAGAAAAAGAGCTTCACTGCGATGTGCGTATTGTGGCCGCGACCCATCAGGACCTGGCTGCCCGGGTACAGCAGGGCGCTTTTCGTGAAGATTTATGGTACCGGCTCAATACTTTTTGTTTACTGATCCCTGCATTGCGTCAGCGTACTGCCGATATTGGCGCCCTGGCCAGACACTTTTGTGAGCGGGCCTCAATTAAACTGGGTATCGCACAGCCAGTGCTGACAACTGCCCATATTCGGTTGTTAAATCGTTATCACTGGCCGGGCAATGTGCGGGAATTACAGTCGGTGATTGAGCGTGCCGCCATTCTGGGCAGCCCGGGGAGTCTGGCCCTGGAGCAGGCCATGGGAGCCGCACAGACCCAGCCGGCGGCTGCGCCCGCCGAAGTCTCGTCCCCTCTTACGCTCGACGGGGCAATTCACCAGACGATAGAAGCCGCGCTGATCAAAACCAACTGGCGAATTGAGGGACCGCGCGGTGCGGCGGCTTTACTGGACGTTAACCCCAGTACGTTACGCTCGAAAATGCGTAAGCTGGGCATTCCTGGTGCGCCAGTCAGTTAA
- a CDS encoding Gfo/Idh/MocA family protein gives MPATKKLRLGMIGGGEGAFIGAVHRHAAGLDGHYQLVCGAFSRDPDNNQRTADSLDMDPARVYASWQDMIEQEAQLPEDQRMQVVSIVTPNHLHVPVSLAAAKAGFHVFCEKPAAVSFDEVKTLSAALSSAPVLFGLAHTYLGYPMVWQARDMVLSGKLGTIRKVYVEYPQGWLSGAEETHNKQASWRTDPALSGASGCMGDIGTHAFGLVEFVLDDQVSELCGVLNTHVDGRRLDDDGAALLKTSKGASGVLVASQVCAGEENPLKIRVYGDKGGLEWQQMEPNSVIYRPAGEPYQVFRAGGGQPGLCDEAMARCRIPGGHPEGYLEAMANLYTSFAHAVRAGKTGTAEGVPGLMSGVRGMAFIQAMLNSAKSDTKWHAVPALN, from the coding sequence ATGCCAGCAACAAAGAAGCTACGCCTGGGTATGATTGGCGGCGGTGAGGGCGCTTTTATCGGCGCGGTTCACCGCCATGCAGCCGGGCTCGACGGCCACTATCAGCTGGTATGCGGGGCGTTTTCCCGTGACCCGGATAATAATCAGCGCACTGCAGATAGTCTGGATATGGACCCGGCCCGGGTGTATGCCTCCTGGCAGGACATGATTGAACAGGAAGCGCAGCTACCGGAAGACCAGCGTATGCAGGTCGTCAGTATTGTTACGCCTAATCATTTGCATGTACCTGTTTCGCTGGCCGCAGCCAAAGCGGGTTTCCATGTGTTCTGCGAAAAGCCGGCTGCGGTCAGCTTTGATGAAGTGAAAACCTTATCGGCGGCGCTGTCATCAGCGCCGGTATTATTTGGTCTGGCGCATACCTATCTGGGGTATCCAATGGTCTGGCAGGCCCGCGATATGGTTCTCAGCGGCAAGCTGGGGACGATTCGCAAAGTGTATGTGGAATATCCGCAAGGCTGGCTGTCTGGGGCCGAAGAAACGCACAACAAACAGGCCTCGTGGCGCACTGACCCGGCCTTATCCGGTGCCAGCGGCTGCATGGGGGATATCGGTACTCATGCATTCGGGCTGGTCGAGTTTGTGCTCGATGATCAGGTTAGTGAACTGTGTGGAGTACTGAACACTCATGTGGATGGCCGACGACTGGATGATGACGGGGCGGCATTACTCAAAACCAGTAAAGGGGCTTCAGGCGTACTGGTCGCCAGCCAGGTGTGTGCCGGTGAGGAAAACCCTCTCAAAATTCGTGTGTATGGCGATAAAGGTGGTCTGGAATGGCAGCAGATGGAGCCTAATTCCGTGATTTACCGGCCTGCCGGTGAGCCGTATCAGGTCTTCAGGGCCGGTGGTGGTCAGCCGGGACTATGCGACGAGGCAATGGCGCGATGCCGCATCCCAGGTGGTCATCCGGAAGGGTATCTTGAGGCCATGGCAAATTTATATACCTCCTTTGCCCATGCGGTACGCGCTGGCAAAACCGGCACCGCCGAAGGGGTGCCCGGACTGATGTCGGGCGTACGTGGTATGGCCTTTATCCAGGCTATGCTGAACAGCGCTAAAAGCGATACCAAGTGGCACGCCGTGCCAGCGCTTAATTAA
- a CDS encoding nucleoside permease: protein MNNITARLSVMMFLQFFIWGGWFVTLGTYLAGTLQASGAQIGMAFSTQSWGAIIAPFIIGLIADRFFNAERILGVLHLAGAVLMYMMYQAQDFTTFYPLVLGYMIAYMPTLALVNSVSFSQMSDPSKEFGKIRVWGTIGWIVAGLVISYVFSWDSRQAIGDGMLRNTFMLCAIASLLLGLFSFTLPATPPKGKGQAAGLGEALGLDALSMLKNRNFLVFFLSSVLICIPLAFYYQNANPFLTEIGVENATGKMTLGQVSEVLFMLALPVFLNKFGIKKTLVLGMLAWVIRYVLFAYGNADEGMMLLLIGIALHGLCYDFFFVSGQIYTDAKAGEKVKSAAQGLITLATYGVGMLIGFWVAGQITDAYVTDSGHAWMNVWLFPAAFALVVLVLFTVLFKSEKVSVDD from the coding sequence ATGAATAATATAACTGCGCGCCTGAGCGTCATGATGTTCCTGCAATTTTTTATCTGGGGTGGCTGGTTTGTCACTCTGGGTACTTATCTGGCCGGTACCCTACAGGCTTCCGGTGCTCAAATTGGCATGGCGTTTTCCACCCAGTCATGGGGAGCGATTATTGCGCCGTTTATCATCGGTCTCATTGCCGATCGTTTTTTCAATGCTGAGCGCATTTTGGGTGTGCTGCATCTGGCTGGTGCGGTGTTAATGTACATGATGTATCAGGCCCAGGATTTCACCACCTTCTACCCGTTGGTTCTGGGCTACATGATTGCCTATATGCCAACACTGGCGCTGGTAAACTCTGTCTCTTTCAGTCAGATGAGCGATCCGTCTAAAGAATTTGGCAAAATTCGTGTCTGGGGCACCATCGGCTGGATTGTTGCCGGTCTTGTCATCAGCTATGTCTTTTCATGGGACTCCCGCCAGGCTATTGGTGACGGGATGCTGCGCAATACGTTCATGCTGTGCGCCATTGCATCCTTATTACTGGGTTTATTTAGTTTCACTCTGCCCGCCACGCCTCCAAAGGGTAAAGGGCAGGCTGCCGGGCTGGGCGAAGCTCTGGGGCTGGATGCGCTGTCCATGCTCAAAAACCGTAACTTTCTTGTATTTTTCTTATCTTCGGTACTGATTTGCATTCCGCTGGCATTTTATTACCAGAATGCGAATCCGTTTCTGACCGAAATCGGCGTGGAAAATGCCACCGGTAAGATGACGCTTGGTCAGGTTTCCGAAGTGTTGTTTATGCTTGCTCTACCGGTTTTCCTGAACAAATTTGGAATAAAGAAAACGCTGGTACTGGGCATGTTGGCCTGGGTTATTCGGTACGTGCTGTTTGCCTACGGTAATGCTGATGAAGGCATGATGTTACTGCTTATTGGCATTGCGCTGCACGGTTTGTGCTACGACTTCTTTTTTGTGTCAGGCCAGATTTATACCGATGCCAAGGCCGGTGAGAAAGTAAAAAGTGCTGCCCAGGGACTGATTACGCTGGCGACCTATGGCGTGGGTATGCTGATTGGCTTCTGGGTTGCCGGGCAAATTACCGATGCTTATGTGACAGACTCAGGACATGCGTGGATGAATGTGTGGTTATTCCCGGCAGCCTTCGCATTGGTGGTTCTTGTGCTGTTCACCGTGCTGTTTAAATCAGAAAAGGTATCAGTAGATGACTAA
- the acnA gene encoding aconitate hydratase AcnA, producing MKYQSFTQLNVNSNQYKAISFDKVAEQYDLARLPFCMKILLENLIRHEHEEFVASEDIEKIAGWDTQNDSQQEISFVPARVILQDFTGVPAIVDLAAMRDAVNNLGGDAQAINPLNPVELVIDHSVMVDYFGSDDAFEKNTDVEIERNNERYQFLKWGQSSFDNFKVVPPGRGIVHQVNLEYLARCAFTKEQDGETWVYPDTLVGTDSHTTMINGLGVLGWGVGGIEAEAAMLGQPVTMLAPRVVGFRLTGELTAGTTATDMVLTITEQLRKHGVVGKFVEFYGPGLKHLSTADRATIANMAPEYGATCGIFPLDEVALEYLTLTGRDAQQIKLVEEYARSAGLWHDDTTKDAEYHETLELDLSNVVPSLAGPKRPQDRIPLTDAAAAFKKWFNSQIDVDVKYEEDAKFVSEGGDMSEVDEEHDSYVDFKGSQFNLQDGAVVIAAITSCTNTSNPSVLIGAGLVAKKAVEMGLVTKPWVKTSLAPGSQVVTQYLEDAGLMAPLEQLGFNLVGYGCTTCIGNSGPLPEEISNAVQNAKLTVTSVLSGNRNFEGRIHPDVAANYLASPPLVVAYALAGNMNIDITSEPVATSKDGKDVYLKDIWPSEDEIKSMVKEFVSGELFKQKYADVFKGNDVWNNLNVSKTSVYDWPDSTYIKHPPFFEGMGKTPGALSSIENARCLVKVGDSITTDHISPAGAIANDSPAGQYLQEQGVKPVDFNSYGSRRGNHEVMMRGTFANVRLKNQLAPGTTGSATTHYPSGEQMSIFHAAMKYRDDNVPAVVIGGKEYGTGSSRDWAAKGPSLLGVKAVIAQSYERIHRSNLIGMGILPLQFKDGDSAESLDIKGDELFSVAQVGKDSREVEVTVTTDDGSSRSFMADVRIDTANEFTYFEHGGILHYVIREYLKKGA from the coding sequence GTGAAATACCAGTCATTTACACAACTTAACGTTAACAGTAATCAGTACAAGGCCATCAGCTTTGATAAGGTGGCCGAACAGTATGATTTAGCCCGGTTACCATTTTGTATGAAAATACTGCTGGAAAACCTGATTCGTCACGAACACGAAGAGTTTGTGGCCAGCGAGGATATTGAAAAAATAGCCGGCTGGGATACTCAGAACGACAGTCAGCAGGAAATTTCATTTGTGCCAGCGCGGGTTATTCTGCAGGACTTTACTGGGGTGCCGGCCATTGTGGATTTAGCCGCCATGCGTGATGCGGTCAATAATCTGGGGGGGGATGCTCAGGCCATTAATCCGTTAAATCCGGTAGAACTGGTTATCGATCACTCGGTGATGGTGGATTATTTTGGCAGCGATGATGCCTTTGAGAAAAACACCGATGTGGAAATTGAGCGTAACAATGAACGCTATCAGTTTTTAAAATGGGGCCAGTCTTCATTTGATAACTTCAAGGTTGTGCCACCGGGACGCGGCATTGTGCATCAGGTTAATCTGGAATATCTGGCCCGCTGCGCCTTTACCAAAGAGCAGGACGGGGAAACCTGGGTATACCCCGATACGCTGGTGGGGACCGACTCGCACACCACAATGATAAACGGTTTGGGTGTACTTGGCTGGGGCGTTGGCGGCATTGAAGCCGAAGCTGCCATGTTAGGCCAGCCGGTAACGATGCTCGCGCCACGGGTTGTCGGTTTTCGTCTGACCGGCGAGCTTACTGCTGGCACTACGGCCACCGATATGGTGCTGACAATTACCGAGCAGCTGCGTAAGCATGGTGTAGTAGGTAAGTTTGTTGAATTTTATGGTCCGGGCCTTAAGCATTTGTCCACCGCAGACAGAGCAACTATCGCCAATATGGCCCCTGAATATGGCGCTACCTGCGGTATTTTCCCGCTCGATGAGGTAGCGCTGGAATATCTGACGCTGACCGGACGAGATGCACAGCAAATTAAACTGGTAGAAGAATACGCCCGCTCTGCCGGTTTGTGGCATGACGATACCACTAAAGACGCTGAGTACCATGAAACTCTGGAACTGGACTTATCCAATGTGGTGCCTTCGCTGGCAGGGCCTAAGCGCCCGCAGGATCGCATCCCGCTGACAGACGCTGCGGCGGCGTTTAAGAAGTGGTTTAACTCGCAGATTGATGTGGATGTGAAATACGAGGAAGACGCCAAGTTTGTCTCTGAAGGTGGTGATATGTCAGAGGTCGACGAGGAGCATGACTCGTATGTTGATTTTAAAGGCAGCCAGTTTAATCTGCAGGATGGCGCTGTGGTCATTGCGGCAATCACCAGTTGTACCAATACGTCCAACCCATCCGTGCTGATTGGCGCAGGTCTGGTCGCCAAAAAAGCGGTAGAGATGGGGCTGGTCACCAAGCCCTGGGTGAAAACCTCACTGGCCCCGGGGTCACAGGTAGTGACTCAGTATCTGGAAGATGCCGGTCTGATGGCACCACTGGAGCAGCTGGGCTTTAATCTGGTGGGTTATGGTTGTACAACGTGTATTGGTAATTCAGGCCCGTTACCCGAAGAAATCAGTAACGCGGTGCAAAACGCCAAGCTTACCGTTACATCGGTACTATCTGGTAACCGCAACTTTGAAGGACGTATTCATCCGGATGTGGCGGCCAATTACCTGGCTTCTCCACCGCTGGTGGTTGCCTACGCACTGGCCGGTAATATGAATATTGATATTACCAGTGAACCGGTGGCAACCAGCAAAGATGGCAAAGACGTATACCTGAAAGATATCTGGCCATCGGAAGATGAAATTAAGTCGATGGTCAAAGAGTTTGTTTCCGGTGAGCTGTTTAAGCAGAAATATGCTGATGTGTTCAAAGGCAATGATGTATGGAATAACCTGAATGTATCCAAAACATCGGTATACGACTGGCCAGACTCAACCTATATCAAACATCCGCCGTTTTTTGAGGGCATGGGCAAAACGCCCGGCGCGTTATCGTCTATTGAAAACGCCCGCTGCTTGGTCAAAGTCGGCGACTCTATTACCACAGACCATATTTCACCGGCAGGCGCGATTGCTAATGATAGTCCGGCAGGGCAATACCTGCAGGAGCAGGGGGTTAAGCCGGTTGACTTTAATTCTTACGGTTCTCGCCGGGGGAACCATGAGGTCATGATGCGCGGTACATTTGCCAATGTCAGACTGAAAAATCAGCTGGCACCGGGTACCACGGGCAGTGCTACCACCCACTATCCTAGCGGTGAGCAGATGTCGATATTCCATGCAGCGATGAAATACCGTGACGATAATGTACCGGCGGTAGTGATTGGCGGTAAAGAATATGGCACGGGGTCGAGCCGTGACTGGGCAGCCAAGGGACCTTCGCTGCTAGGTGTTAAAGCCGTTATTGCCCAGAGCTACGAGCGTATTCACCGTTCGAATCTGATTGGCATGGGAATTCTGCCGCTTCAGTTTAAAGACGGCGACAGCGCTGAATCGCTGGACATTAAGGGCGATGAGTTGTTCAGCGTGGCTCAGGTAGGCAAAGACAGCCGCGAGGTAGAAGTGACGGTAACAACCGACGATGGCAGCAGCCGTTCTTTTATGGCTGATGTGCGCATTGATACCGCCAATGAGTTTACCTATTTCGAGCATGGCGGAATCCTGCATTATGTGATTCGTGAGTACCTTAAAAAAGGTGCATAG
- a CDS encoding LacI family DNA-binding transcriptional regulator has translation MATIRDVANLAGVSVATVSRTLQQPERVSPKTRQRVVEAIDSTGYKPNLMAVKFRSGKTHNLVVLVPTVANVFFARVISGMQEAAVEKGYSLLLGNTLGNPEIEADYARMVQTSQADGLIQLRAHNPFTTDMQKGSDLLPMVNACEVLSNPSCPVVTLDNRCAAKAMTRHLIDLGHRRIALIKGPNASPLTQDRLAGYQDALREAGLTFDEQLLFNGDFTLQAGSDAARHMLTMADRPTALFCENDETAMGAMHAIKAAGLAIPADISVAGFDDIAFSAYCDPPLTTVAQPAEEFGHTAVGLLVDVLNGKIKKAPKVVMPYELKLRQSTGPAPL, from the coding sequence ATGGCAACAATCCGAGATGTAGCAAATCTGGCCGGGGTCTCGGTCGCAACCGTATCGCGCACCCTGCAGCAACCTGAGCGGGTCTCCCCAAAAACCCGTCAGCGGGTCGTGGAAGCGATTGACAGCACCGGATACAAACCCAATCTGATGGCGGTTAAGTTTCGCTCCGGCAAAACGCATAACCTGGTGGTACTGGTGCCCACGGTAGCGAATGTGTTTTTTGCCCGCGTCATTAGCGGCATGCAGGAAGCCGCGGTGGAAAAAGGCTATTCGTTGCTATTGGGCAATACGCTGGGAAACCCTGAAATTGAAGCGGATTACGCCAGAATGGTTCAAACGTCTCAGGCCGACGGTCTGATACAGTTACGCGCGCACAATCCATTTACAACCGACATGCAAAAAGGCAGTGATTTGCTGCCTATGGTGAATGCCTGTGAAGTACTCAGCAACCCGTCCTGCCCGGTGGTTACACTGGATAACCGCTGCGCTGCCAAAGCCATGACCCGCCATTTAATTGACCTGGGGCATCGCCGGATTGCCCTGATAAAAGGGCCGAATGCCAGTCCCCTGACTCAGGATCGTCTGGCGGGTTATCAGGATGCCTTGCGTGAAGCGGGTCTTACTTTTGATGAGCAACTGTTGTTTAACGGCGATTTTACTCTGCAGGCGGGAAGCGATGCTGCTAGGCATATGCTGACCATGGCTGATCGCCCTACCGCGCTGTTTTGTGAAAACGATGAAACCGCCATGGGTGCGATGCACGCGATTAAAGCTGCAGGCCTGGCGATTCCGGCAGATATATCGGTTGCCGGGTTTGATGATATTGCATTTTCAGCATATTGCGATCCGCCACTGACAACAGTGGCCCAGCCAGCCGAAGAATTTGGCCACACCGCTGTGGGGCTGTTGGTTGATGTACTTAATGGCAAAATAAAAAAAGCCCCGAAAGTGGTTATGCCCTATGAACTTAAACTTCGTCAGAGCACCGGCCCTGCGCCGCTTTGA
- a CDS encoding sugar phosphate isomerase/epimerase family protein: MIANSPLNRRRFIQLGASATALAALPLSFSLQAHNHSSAVPALQLYTLRDWMAVSVPGTLQLVAGVGYKELEFAGYYNHSPKEIKQLLDGEGLSAPSSHVPLDMFKAGVNKVIDTALEIGHRYVVVPYLTEAQRGNSIDVYKQLAADLNIWGEACNKAGLKLAYHNHDFEFFNTNGQIPYDVLLTETDADKVAMEMDLYWMFKAKQDPLAYFNQHAGRFKLWHVKDMDTSGAFADVGTGTIDFAPIFAAADKAGVEHYVVERDQTQDKLATIQQGYKAVNALLHP; this comes from the coding sequence ATGATTGCCAACAGCCCTTTGAACCGTCGCCGATTTATTCAGCTTGGTGCCAGCGCAACCGCCCTGGCTGCACTGCCATTATCATTCTCACTACAGGCGCATAATCACAGCAGCGCGGTGCCTGCACTGCAGCTCTATACCCTGCGCGACTGGATGGCGGTAAGTGTACCGGGCACACTGCAACTGGTGGCCGGTGTCGGCTACAAAGAGCTGGAGTTTGCCGGTTATTACAACCACTCACCTAAAGAAATCAAGCAGCTGCTGGATGGTGAAGGCCTGAGCGCTCCCTCCTCCCACGTACCACTGGATATGTTTAAAGCCGGTGTGAATAAGGTCATTGATACCGCATTGGAGATTGGCCATCGTTATGTGGTTGTGCCTTACCTTACCGAGGCGCAGCGGGGTAACTCCATAGATGTTTATAAGCAGCTGGCTGCAGATTTGAATATCTGGGGCGAAGCCTGCAACAAGGCCGGCCTGAAGCTGGCCTATCACAATCATGATTTTGAATTTTTCAACACCAACGGACAGATTCCCTATGATGTGCTGCTAACCGAAACCGACGCCGACAAAGTGGCGATGGAAATGGATCTGTACTGGATGTTTAAAGCCAAACAGGATCCGCTGGCCTACTTTAATCAGCATGCCGGACGCTTTAAATTGTGGCATGTAAAAGATATGGATACGTCGGGCGCGTTTGCTGACGTGGGAACAGGCACGATCGATTTTGCACCGATTTTTGCTGCTGCAGATAAAGCTGGTGTAGAACATTATGTGGTTGAGCGGGACCAGACGCAGGATAAACTGGCCACCATTCAACAAGGCTATAAAGCAGTCAATGCCCTGCTGCATCCGTAA
- a CDS encoding sugar phosphate isomerase/epimerase family protein, translating into MSAIKGPAIFLAQFSSDTAPFDSLENMAQWASSLGYKGIQVPTDPALFDLEKAADSQQYCDDAKATCARYGIEITELSTHLQGQLVAVHPAYDELFDNFAPAHLHGKPAQRTEWAVNQLKLAAKASQRLGLNAHATFSGALMWHLVYPWPQRPAGLVEQGFAELARRWKPILDAFDEAGVDVCYEIHPGEDLHDGATFERFLAAVDNHPRANILFDPSHFVLQQLDYLDFIDRYHDRIKMFHVKDAEFLPNGRSGVYGGYQDWADRPGRFRSLGDGQVDFKGIFSKLTQYGFDGWAVLEWECCLKDSAQGAAEGAPFIASHIIQPATSTFDDFAGGQASEEKNRRILGLNK; encoded by the coding sequence ATGTCAGCAATTAAAGGCCCGGCTATTTTTCTTGCCCAGTTTTCCTCAGATACCGCCCCGTTTGACTCGCTGGAAAACATGGCGCAATGGGCCAGTTCACTTGGCTACAAAGGGATTCAGGTCCCCACCGACCCGGCGTTATTTGATTTAGAAAAAGCGGCAGACAGCCAGCAATATTGTGACGATGCCAAGGCAACCTGTGCCAGATATGGTATCGAGATTACCGAACTTTCCACGCACCTGCAGGGGCAGCTGGTGGCGGTTCATCCGGCTTATGACGAGCTATTCGATAACTTTGCACCGGCCCACCTGCATGGCAAGCCGGCACAACGTACCGAGTGGGCTGTTAATCAGCTGAAACTGGCAGCTAAAGCCAGTCAGCGTCTGGGTCTGAATGCGCATGCCACCTTTTCCGGTGCGCTTATGTGGCATCTGGTTTACCCCTGGCCACAACGTCCAGCCGGTCTGGTGGAGCAAGGATTTGCGGAGCTGGCCAGACGCTGGAAGCCGATTCTGGATGCTTTTGATGAAGCCGGGGTAGATGTCTGTTACGAAATTCACCCAGGCGAAGACCTGCACGATGGCGCCACTTTTGAGCGTTTTCTGGCTGCGGTAGATAACCACCCGCGGGCCAATATTCTGTTTGATCCCAGCCATTTTGTATTACAGCAGCTGGATTATCTGGATTTTATCGACCGCTATCATGACCGCATCAAAATGTTTCATGTCAAAGATGCTGAATTTCTGCCTAACGGCAGAAGCGGTGTGTACGGCGGCTATCAGGACTGGGCTGACCGTCCGGGGCGATTCCGCTCACTGGGCGATGGCCAGGTCGATTTCAAGGGTATTTTCAGCAAGCTGACTCAATACGGATTTGATGGCTGGGCGGTACTGGAGTGGGAATGTTGTCTGAAAGACTCAGCGCAGGGGGCAGCCGAAGGGGCGCCATTTATTGCCAGTCATATTATTCAGCCGGCCACCAGTACATTTGATGATTTTGCCGGCGGTCAGGCCAGCGAAGAGAAGAACCGGCGAATTCTGGGGCTTAATAAGTAG